The following proteins are encoded in a genomic region of Ammospiza caudacuta isolate bAmmCau1 chromosome 13, bAmmCau1.pri, whole genome shotgun sequence:
- the TERF2 gene encoding telomeric repeat-binding factor 2 isoform X1 yields MATRRPARRERDPERDRDGEGDRDPEPDRAGMAALPEKTVNRWVLQFYFHRAIEAYRSGRNRDFRQFRDIMQALLVRPLEREPDMAQMLRIMQLLSRVEEGENLDCTFDKESELTPLESAMMVLDFIREEFSVADRTMEAVQKMVKEAAVVVCIRNKEFEKASDIVKKHMGKEPRNQKKRNEWLAVIREKNLSHPKVKNFSYEEFQQSIFEFLRGYMDDSEPALLTLLKKTLDSEHAGKAKSSLGTPEPADGLKDQAAAPENSARAEGPTNSPEALARAEGPTNSLEALARAEGPARAPELAGAAEDLEGAASPAKRAAAPEMMEEAGGSATAVEPMEVATDPAATPEHLPAAYEILKGTPEPMEVAKEPAAAPDPPRVPTRESPRQPPGAVTSYGISVLREAFKILSDSGDSDALFTKLDQTDLPSPKQLSPSVSHRTKRCREVENQASETSEPPEIPHNIKNLFSISNLIVELDGSSSKSSECPDSSQEHVVSSASKPAPKVPEEPLSAQSEKSFQGRWNSSCGTEEKDSWSDEEELFANAASFEKNKASNNSGSKKQKWTMEESEWIKEGVKKYGEGRWKTICLKFPFRNRTSVMIKDRWRTMKKLGML; encoded by the exons ATGGCGACGCGACGCCcggcgcggcgggagcgggaCCCGGAGCGGGACCGGGACGGCGAGGGCGACCGCGACCCCGAGCCTGACCGAGCCGGGATGGCGGCGCTCCCTGAGAAGACCGTGAACCGCTGGGTCTTGCAGTTCTACTTCCACCGGGCCATCGAGGCCTACCGCTCTGGGCGCAACCGGGATTTCCGCCAGTTCCGCGACATCATGCAGG CGCTGCTCGTGCGGCCGCTGGAGCGGGAGCCGGACATGGCGCAGATGCTCCGCATCATGCAGCTGCTGTCGCGGGTCGAGGAGGGCGAGAACCTCG ATTGTACCTTTGACAAAGAGTCAGAGCTGACCCCCCTGGAGTCGGCCATGATGGTCCTGGACTTCATCCGTGAGGAGTTCTCTGTGGCAGACAGGACGATGGAGGCCGTGCAGAAAATGGTGAAGGAAGCT GCTGTTGTTGTGTGTATCAGAAACAAGGAGTTTGAGAAAGCTTCTGACATCGTTAAGAAGCACATGGGGAAGGAGCCCAGGAACCAA AAGAAGAGGAACGAGTGGCTGGCTGTGATCCGGGAGAAGAATCTCTCTCATCCAAAGGTCAAGAACTTCTCCTACGAGGAGTTCCAGCAGAGCATCTTTGAGTTCCTGCGCGGCTACATGGACGACTCGGAGCCGGCGCTGCTGACG TTATTGAAAAAGACTTTGGACTCTGAGCACGCCGGCAAAGCAAAATCCTCGCTGGGGACCCCTGAGCCTGCAGATGGGCTGAAGgaccaggcagcagctccagagaactcagccagggcagagggcCCAACCAACTCTCCAGAGGCCTTGGCAAGGGCAGAGGGCCCAACCAACTCTCTAGAGGCCTTGGCAAGGGCAGAGGGCCCAGCCAGAGCTCCAGAgcttgcaggagcagcagaagacctggagggagctgccagcccagcaaaaagggcagcagctccagagatgATGGAAGAAGCCGGTGGCTCTGCAACAGCTGTGGAACCTATGGAAGTAGCCACTGACCCAGCAGCAACACCTGAACACTTACCAGCAGCATATGAGATCCTGAAGGGCACTCCAGAGCCCATGGAAGTAGCTAAAgaaccagcagcagcccctgatCCCCCCAGGGTGCCCACCAGGGAATCACCAAG GCAGCCCCCTGGAGCTGTAACCTCGTATGGGATTTCTGTTCTGAGAGAAGCTTTCAAGATCCTGTCGGACTCCGGGGACTCGGACGCCCTTTTCACCAAACTGGACCAAACAGACTTGCCTTCCCCCAAGCAACTGTCTCCTTCTGTATCCCACAGAACCAAGAGATGCAGAGAAGTGGAGAATCAAGCTTCTGAGACCTCAGAGCCTCCTGAAATACCCCATAACATCAAAAACTTGTTCAGCATAAGCAATCTGATCGTGGAGTTGGACGGCTCGTCCAGCAAGTCGAGCGAGTGCCCCGACTCTTCCCAGGAGCACGTGGTCTCTTCTGCCTCCAAACCTGCTCCCAAAGTGCCTGAGGAGCCCTTGTCTGCCCAGAGTGAGAA GTCCTTCCAAGGAAGGTGGAACAGCTCCTGTGGCACAGAGGAGAAGGACAGCTGGAGTGATGAGGAGGAGCTCTTTGCAAATGCAG catcattTGAGAAAAACAAAGCCTCCAACAACTCTGGCTCCAAGAAACAG AAATGGACCATGGAGGAGAGCGAGTGGATCAAGGAAGGGGTGAAGAAGTATGGGGAAGGGAGGTGGAAAACCATCTGCCTCAAGTTCCCCTTCAGGAACCGCACCTCTGTGATGATCAAGGACCGCTGGCGGACCATGAAGAAACTGGGAATGCTCTGA
- the TERF2 gene encoding telomeric repeat-binding factor 2 isoform X3, whose translation MATRRPARRERDPERDRDGEGDRDPEPDRAGMAALPEKTVNRWVLQFYFHRAIEAYRSGRNRDFRQFRDIMQALLVRPLEREPDMAQMLRIMQLLSRVEEGENLDCTFDKESELTPLESAMMVLDFIREEFSVADRTMEAVQKMVKEAAVVVCIRNKEFEKASDIVKKHMGKEPRNQKKRNEWLAVIREKNLSHPKVKNFSYEEFQQSIFEFLRGYMDDSEPALLTLLKKTLDSEHAGKAKSSLGTPEPADGLKDQAAAPENSARAEGPTNSPEALARAEGPTNSLEALARAEGPARAPELAGAAEDLEGAASPAKRAAAPEMMEEAGGSATAVEPMEVATDPAATPEHLPAAYEILKGTPEPMEVAKEPAAAPDPPRVPTRESPRTKRCREVENQASETSEPPEIPHNIKNLFSISNLIVELDGSSSKSSECPDSSQEHVVSSASKPAPKVPEEPLSAQSEKSFQGRWNSSCGTEEKDSWSDEEELFANAASFEKNKASNNSGSKKQKWTMEESEWIKEGVKKYGEGRWKTICLKFPFRNRTSVMIKDRWRTMKKLGML comes from the exons ATGGCGACGCGACGCCcggcgcggcgggagcgggaCCCGGAGCGGGACCGGGACGGCGAGGGCGACCGCGACCCCGAGCCTGACCGAGCCGGGATGGCGGCGCTCCCTGAGAAGACCGTGAACCGCTGGGTCTTGCAGTTCTACTTCCACCGGGCCATCGAGGCCTACCGCTCTGGGCGCAACCGGGATTTCCGCCAGTTCCGCGACATCATGCAGG CGCTGCTCGTGCGGCCGCTGGAGCGGGAGCCGGACATGGCGCAGATGCTCCGCATCATGCAGCTGCTGTCGCGGGTCGAGGAGGGCGAGAACCTCG ATTGTACCTTTGACAAAGAGTCAGAGCTGACCCCCCTGGAGTCGGCCATGATGGTCCTGGACTTCATCCGTGAGGAGTTCTCTGTGGCAGACAGGACGATGGAGGCCGTGCAGAAAATGGTGAAGGAAGCT GCTGTTGTTGTGTGTATCAGAAACAAGGAGTTTGAGAAAGCTTCTGACATCGTTAAGAAGCACATGGGGAAGGAGCCCAGGAACCAA AAGAAGAGGAACGAGTGGCTGGCTGTGATCCGGGAGAAGAATCTCTCTCATCCAAAGGTCAAGAACTTCTCCTACGAGGAGTTCCAGCAGAGCATCTTTGAGTTCCTGCGCGGCTACATGGACGACTCGGAGCCGGCGCTGCTGACG TTATTGAAAAAGACTTTGGACTCTGAGCACGCCGGCAAAGCAAAATCCTCGCTGGGGACCCCTGAGCCTGCAGATGGGCTGAAGgaccaggcagcagctccagagaactcagccagggcagagggcCCAACCAACTCTCCAGAGGCCTTGGCAAGGGCAGAGGGCCCAACCAACTCTCTAGAGGCCTTGGCAAGGGCAGAGGGCCCAGCCAGAGCTCCAGAgcttgcaggagcagcagaagacctggagggagctgccagcccagcaaaaagggcagcagctccagagatgATGGAAGAAGCCGGTGGCTCTGCAACAGCTGTGGAACCTATGGAAGTAGCCACTGACCCAGCAGCAACACCTGAACACTTACCAGCAGCATATGAGATCCTGAAGGGCACTCCAGAGCCCATGGAAGTAGCTAAAgaaccagcagcagcccctgatCCCCCCAGGGTGCCCACCAGGGAATCACCAAG AACCAAGAGATGCAGAGAAGTGGAGAATCAAGCTTCTGAGACCTCAGAGCCTCCTGAAATACCCCATAACATCAAAAACTTGTTCAGCATAAGCAATCTGATCGTGGAGTTGGACGGCTCGTCCAGCAAGTCGAGCGAGTGCCCCGACTCTTCCCAGGAGCACGTGGTCTCTTCTGCCTCCAAACCTGCTCCCAAAGTGCCTGAGGAGCCCTTGTCTGCCCAGAGTGAGAA GTCCTTCCAAGGAAGGTGGAACAGCTCCTGTGGCACAGAGGAGAAGGACAGCTGGAGTGATGAGGAGGAGCTCTTTGCAAATGCAG catcattTGAGAAAAACAAAGCCTCCAACAACTCTGGCTCCAAGAAACAG AAATGGACCATGGAGGAGAGCGAGTGGATCAAGGAAGGGGTGAAGAAGTATGGGGAAGGGAGGTGGAAAACCATCTGCCTCAAGTTCCCCTTCAGGAACCGCACCTCTGTGATGATCAAGGACCGCTGGCGGACCATGAAGAAACTGGGAATGCTCTGA
- the TERF2 gene encoding telomeric repeat-binding factor 2 isoform X2 translates to MATRRPARRERDPERDRDGEGDRDPEPDRAGMAALPEKTVNRWVLQFYFHRAIEAYRSGRNRDFRQFRDIMQALLVRPLEREPDMAQMLRIMQLLSRVEEGENLDCTFDKESELTPLESAMMVLDFIREEFSVADRTMEAVQKMVKEAAVVVCIRNKEFEKASDIVKKHMGKEPRNQKRNEWLAVIREKNLSHPKVKNFSYEEFQQSIFEFLRGYMDDSEPALLTLLKKTLDSEHAGKAKSSLGTPEPADGLKDQAAAPENSARAEGPTNSPEALARAEGPTNSLEALARAEGPARAPELAGAAEDLEGAASPAKRAAAPEMMEEAGGSATAVEPMEVATDPAATPEHLPAAYEILKGTPEPMEVAKEPAAAPDPPRVPTRESPRQPPGAVTSYGISVLREAFKILSDSGDSDALFTKLDQTDLPSPKQLSPSVSHRTKRCREVENQASETSEPPEIPHNIKNLFSISNLIVELDGSSSKSSECPDSSQEHVVSSASKPAPKVPEEPLSAQSEKSFQGRWNSSCGTEEKDSWSDEEELFANAASFEKNKASNNSGSKKQKWTMEESEWIKEGVKKYGEGRWKTICLKFPFRNRTSVMIKDRWRTMKKLGML, encoded by the exons ATGGCGACGCGACGCCcggcgcggcgggagcgggaCCCGGAGCGGGACCGGGACGGCGAGGGCGACCGCGACCCCGAGCCTGACCGAGCCGGGATGGCGGCGCTCCCTGAGAAGACCGTGAACCGCTGGGTCTTGCAGTTCTACTTCCACCGGGCCATCGAGGCCTACCGCTCTGGGCGCAACCGGGATTTCCGCCAGTTCCGCGACATCATGCAGG CGCTGCTCGTGCGGCCGCTGGAGCGGGAGCCGGACATGGCGCAGATGCTCCGCATCATGCAGCTGCTGTCGCGGGTCGAGGAGGGCGAGAACCTCG ATTGTACCTTTGACAAAGAGTCAGAGCTGACCCCCCTGGAGTCGGCCATGATGGTCCTGGACTTCATCCGTGAGGAGTTCTCTGTGGCAGACAGGACGATGGAGGCCGTGCAGAAAATGGTGAAGGAAGCT GCTGTTGTTGTGTGTATCAGAAACAAGGAGTTTGAGAAAGCTTCTGACATCGTTAAGAAGCACATGGGGAAGGAGCCCAGGAACCAA AAGAGGAACGAGTGGCTGGCTGTGATCCGGGAGAAGAATCTCTCTCATCCAAAGGTCAAGAACTTCTCCTACGAGGAGTTCCAGCAGAGCATCTTTGAGTTCCTGCGCGGCTACATGGACGACTCGGAGCCGGCGCTGCTGACG TTATTGAAAAAGACTTTGGACTCTGAGCACGCCGGCAAAGCAAAATCCTCGCTGGGGACCCCTGAGCCTGCAGATGGGCTGAAGgaccaggcagcagctccagagaactcagccagggcagagggcCCAACCAACTCTCCAGAGGCCTTGGCAAGGGCAGAGGGCCCAACCAACTCTCTAGAGGCCTTGGCAAGGGCAGAGGGCCCAGCCAGAGCTCCAGAgcttgcaggagcagcagaagacctggagggagctgccagcccagcaaaaagggcagcagctccagagatgATGGAAGAAGCCGGTGGCTCTGCAACAGCTGTGGAACCTATGGAAGTAGCCACTGACCCAGCAGCAACACCTGAACACTTACCAGCAGCATATGAGATCCTGAAGGGCACTCCAGAGCCCATGGAAGTAGCTAAAgaaccagcagcagcccctgatCCCCCCAGGGTGCCCACCAGGGAATCACCAAG GCAGCCCCCTGGAGCTGTAACCTCGTATGGGATTTCTGTTCTGAGAGAAGCTTTCAAGATCCTGTCGGACTCCGGGGACTCGGACGCCCTTTTCACCAAACTGGACCAAACAGACTTGCCTTCCCCCAAGCAACTGTCTCCTTCTGTATCCCACAGAACCAAGAGATGCAGAGAAGTGGAGAATCAAGCTTCTGAGACCTCAGAGCCTCCTGAAATACCCCATAACATCAAAAACTTGTTCAGCATAAGCAATCTGATCGTGGAGTTGGACGGCTCGTCCAGCAAGTCGAGCGAGTGCCCCGACTCTTCCCAGGAGCACGTGGTCTCTTCTGCCTCCAAACCTGCTCCCAAAGTGCCTGAGGAGCCCTTGTCTGCCCAGAGTGAGAA GTCCTTCCAAGGAAGGTGGAACAGCTCCTGTGGCACAGAGGAGAAGGACAGCTGGAGTGATGAGGAGGAGCTCTTTGCAAATGCAG catcattTGAGAAAAACAAAGCCTCCAACAACTCTGGCTCCAAGAAACAG AAATGGACCATGGAGGAGAGCGAGTGGATCAAGGAAGGGGTGAAGAAGTATGGGGAAGGGAGGTGGAAAACCATCTGCCTCAAGTTCCCCTTCAGGAACCGCACCTCTGTGATGATCAAGGACCGCTGGCGGACCATGAAGAAACTGGGAATGCTCTGA